In a genomic window of Muntiacus reevesi chromosome 1, mMunRee1.1, whole genome shotgun sequence:
- the SH3BP4 gene encoding SH3 domain-binding protein 4: MAAQRIRAANSSGLPRCKSEGTLIDLSEGFSESSFNDVKVPSPSALLVDNPTPFGNAKEVIAIKDYCPTNFTTLKFSKGDHLYVLDTSGGEWWYAHNTTEMGYIPSSYVQPLNYRNSTLSDSGMIDNLPDSPDEVAKELDLLGGWTDAKKESSKPYSNNPFWNGVQTNPFLNGNVPAMPGADELMPRSAVDLLLFDTGTSSFTESSSATTNSTGNIFDELPAASRLPAEPPVKRDNPFFRSKRSYSLSELSVLQAKSDEPASSGFFTGLKSPAPEQFQSREDFRAAWLSHRKLARSCHDLDLLGQSPGWGQTQAVETNIVCKLDSSGGAVQLPDTNISIHVPEGHVAPGETQQISMKALLDPPLELNSDRCSCISPVLEVKLSTLEVRTHLILEMKVSAEVKSDIFSKSTVGLQCLRSDSKEGPYVPVPLAYSYGDTVQVQLDNLEPCMYLAIVAHGPNILYPSTVWDFINKKVTVGLYGPKHIHPSFKTVVTIFGHDCAPKTLLVSEVTRQAPSPAPVALQLWGRHQFVLSRPQDLQVCVFSNMTNYEVKASEQAKSVRGFQVKLGKVSRLIFPITCQNPSELSDFTLRVQVKDDQEAILTQFCVQTPQPPPKSAIKPSGQRRFLKKNEVGKIILSPLAATTKYPTFQDRPVSSLKFGKLLKTVVRQSKNHYLLEYKKGDAIALLSEEKIRLKGQLWTKEWYIGYHQGRVGLVHAKNVLVVGKARPSLLAGPELSTSVLLEQILRPCKFLTYIYASVRTLLMENVSSWRSFADALGYGDLPLTFFCRAELDSEPERVASVLEKLKEDCNNTDNKDRKSFQKELMMALLKMDCQGLVVRLIQDFVLLTTAVEVAQRWRELAEKLAKVSKQQMDAYESPHRDRNGVVDSEAMWKPAYDFLLTWSHQIGDSYRDVIQELHIGLDKMKNPITKRWKHLTGTLILVNSLDILRAAAFSPVDHDDFVI, from the exons ATGGCGGCTCAGCGCATCCGGGCTGCCAACTCCAGCGGCCTCCCGCGGTGCAAGTCCGAGGGGACCCTGATTGACCTCAGCGAAGGGTTTTCAGAATCGAGCTTTAATGATGTCAAAG TGCCTTCTCCCAGTGCCTTGCTCGTCGACAATCCCACACCCTTTGGAAACGCTAAGGAGGTAATCGCAATCAAGGACTACTGCCCAACCAACTTCACCACCCTCAAGTTCTCCAAGGGCGACCACCTGTACGTCCTGGACACGTCGGGCGGGGAGTGGTGGTACGCGCACAACACCACTGAGATGGGCTACATCCCCTCCTCCTACGTGCAGCCCTTGAACTACCGGAACTCCACCCTCAGCGACAGCGGGATGATCGACAATCTTCCAGACAGCCCGGACGAAGTCGCCAAGGAGCTCGATTTGCTCGGGGGATGGACGGATGCCAAGAAGGAATCCAGCAAACCCTACAGTAATAATCCTTTCTGGAACGGGGTCCAGACGAACCCGTTTCTCAACGGGAACGTCCCGGCGATGCCAGGCGCAGACGAGCTGATGCCCAGAAGCGCCGTGGACTTGCTCCTCTTTGACACGGGGACATCCTCCTTCACCGAGTCCAGCTCAGCGACCACCAACAGCACCGGCAACATCTTCGACGAGCTGCCGGCCGCCAGCCGCCTCCCCGCGGAGCCGCCCGTCAAGCGGGACAACCCCTTCTTCCGAAGCAAGCGTTCCTACAGCCTTTCGGAGCTCTCCGTGCTCCAGGCCAAGTCCGACGAGCCCGCGTCCTCGGGGTTTTTCACAGGCTTGAAATCGCCGGCCCCCGAGCAGTTCCAGAGCCGCGAGGACTTCCGGGCCGCCTGGCTGAGCCACCGGAAGCTGGCCCGGTCTTGCCACGACTTGGACCTGCTGGGCCAGAGCCCTGGGTGGGGCCAGACCCAGGCGGTGGAGACAAACATCGTGTGCAAGCTCGACAGCTCGGGGGGCGCCGTGCAGCTGCCGGACACCAATATCAGCATCCACGTGCCCGAGGGCCACGTGGCCCCCGGGGAGACGCAGCAGATCTCCATGAAGGCTCTGCTGGACCCCCCGCTGGAGCTCAACAGCGACCGCTGTAGCTGCATCAGCCCAGTGCTGGAGGTGAAGCTGAGCACGCTGGAGGTGAGGACCCACCTCATCCTGGAGATGAAGGTGTCAGCCGAGGTGAAGAGTGACATTTTCAGCAAAAGCACGGTGGGCCTCCAATGCCTGAGGAGCGACTCCAAGGAGGGGCCCTACGTCCCCGTGCCTCTCGCCTACAGCTACGGGGACACAGTCCAGGTCCAGCTGGACAACCTGGAGCCCTGTATGTACCTGGCCATCGTCGCCCATGGCCCGAACATCCTCTACCCTTCCACGGTCTGGGACTTCATCAATAAAAAAGTCACTGTGGGTCTCTACGGCCCCAAACACATCCACCCGTCCTTCAAGACAGTGGTGACCATTTTCGGGCACGACTGCGCCCCAAAGACCCTCCTGGTCAGCGAGGTCACCCGCCAGGCCCCTAGCCCGGCCCCAGTGGCCCTTCAGCTCTGGGGCAGGCACCAGTTCGTGCTGTCCAGGCCCCAGGATCTCCAAGTCTGCGTGTTTTCCAACATGACCAACTACGAGGTCAAAGCCAGTGAGCAGGCCAAGTCCGTGAGAGGGTTCCAGGTGAAGCTGGGCAAGGTCAGCCGCCTCATCTTCCCCATCACGTGCCAGAACCCCAGCGAGCTCTCCGACTTCACCCTGCGGGTTCAGGTAAAAGACGACCAGGAGGCCATCCTCACCCAGTTTTGCGTGCAGACCCCCCAGCCGCCCCCCAAAAGCGCCATCAAGCCGTCCGGGCAGAGACGCTTCCTCAAGAAGAACGAGGTGGGGAAGATCATCCTGTCCCCGCTGGCCGCCACCACCAAGTACCCGACGTTTCAGGACCGCCCCGTGTCCAGCCTCAAGTTCGGCAAGCTACTTAAGACGGTGGTGCGGCAGAGCAAGAACCACTACCTGCTGGAGTACAAGAAGGGCGACGCCATCGCCCTGCTCAGCGAGGAGAAGATCCGGCTCAAGGGGCAGCTGTGGACCAAGGAGTGGTACATCGGCTACCACCAAGGCAGGGTGGGCCTGGTGCACGCCAAGAACGTGCTGGTGGTGGGCAAGGCGCGGCCCAGCCTGCTCGCGGGGCCCGAGCTCAGCACGTCGGTGCTGCTCGAGCAGATCCTGCGGCCCTGCAAGTTCCTCACCTACATCTACGCCTCGGTCCGCACGCTGCTCATGGAGAACGTCAGCAGCTGGCGCTCCTTCGCCGACGCCCTGGGCTACGGGGACCTGCCGCTCACCTTCTTCTGCCGGGCCGAGCTGGACAGTGAGCCCGAGCGGGTGGCGTCCGTCCTGGAGAAGCTGAAGGAAGACTGCAACAACACGGACAACAAAGACCGGAAGTCCTTCCAGAAGGAGCTCATGATG GCCTTACTGAAGATGGACTGCCAGGGCCTGGTGGTCCGACTCATCCAAGACTTCGTGCTCCTGACCACGGCGGTCGAGGTGGCGCAGCGCTGGCGGGAGCTGGCTGAGAAGCTCGCCAAGGTGTCCAAGCAGCAGATGGACGCGTACGAGTCCCCCCACCGGGACAGGAACGGGGTGGTAGACAGTGAG GCCATGTGGAAGCCCGCCTACGACTTTCTCCTCACCTGGAGTCACCAGATCGGGGACAGCTACCGGGACGTCATCCAGGAACTGCACATCGGCCTGGACAAGATGAAGAACCCCATCACCAAGCGCTGGAAGCACCTCACGGGGACCCTGATCCTGGTGAACTCCCTGGACATCCTGCGAGCCGCCGCCTTCAGCCCCGTGGACCACGATGACTTCGTGATTTGA